One stretch of Cohaesibacter intestini DNA includes these proteins:
- a CDS encoding aldose epimerase family protein, producing MKIACDGFGHFYNQPVRKIRLENDHGMSVEILELGGIITSLLVPDNKGDIADIVLGFDDLPSYVRDRHYFGALIGRVANRVEGAQFRLNGETVRVDANAHEARHCVHGGRFGYHRRVWRLLSSQEMADSVAITLGLLDGDGEEGFPHSVDVTARYHLDNDNCLSLTFEAAADGLTPINLTAHSYFNLLGHDTGSIADHRLDIFADHGLEQGADRVPTGRLLPLSDMGLALDGRYSLREMVDQGLAFNHSYIPDRSLTSQPIATRRMARLEAGGRALEIWSNELTLHFYNGHNLDGVRGKDGAIYPPFSGLCLEPKGYVNAINQPAFPARLIDQNTRYQHRIEYQFSPGNRA from the coding sequence ATGAAGATCGCATGTGACGGTTTCGGCCATTTCTACAATCAGCCGGTGCGCAAGATAAGGCTGGAAAACGACCATGGCATGTCGGTGGAGATCCTCGAGCTTGGCGGTATCATCACCTCCCTTCTGGTGCCTGATAACAAGGGGGACATTGCCGACATTGTGCTCGGCTTTGATGATCTGCCATCCTATGTGCGAGACCGGCATTATTTTGGCGCGCTGATCGGGCGGGTGGCCAATCGCGTCGAAGGAGCACAGTTCCGCCTGAATGGCGAGACAGTCCGGGTTGATGCCAATGCCCATGAGGCGCGACACTGTGTGCATGGTGGCCGATTTGGCTATCATCGCCGGGTCTGGCGCCTTCTATCATCGCAAGAAATGGCCGATAGCGTCGCCATCACCCTGGGGCTGTTGGATGGCGACGGGGAAGAAGGATTTCCCCATTCGGTTGACGTGACAGCGCGCTATCACCTAGACAATGACAATTGCCTGTCGCTGACCTTTGAGGCTGCAGCCGACGGCCTCACGCCAATCAACCTGACCGCCCACAGCTATTTCAATCTTCTGGGCCATGACACAGGGTCGATTGCAGATCACCGGCTGGATATCTTTGCCGATCATGGTCTGGAGCAAGGCGCAGATCGCGTGCCCACCGGTCGCCTGCTTCCCCTCTCGGACATGGGGCTCGCCCTTGATGGCCGATATTCGCTGCGCGAAATGGTGGACCAGGGTCTGGCTTTCAATCACTCCTACATTCCGGATCGCTCGCTGACATCGCAACCGATCGCCACCCGGCGCATGGCACGGCTCGAAGCCGGTGGCCGGGCGCTAGAAATATGGTCAAACGAGCTGACCCTGCATTTCTACAATGGGCACAATCTGGATGGGGTCAGGGGCAAGGACGGGGCGATCTATCCTCCCTTTTCCGGCCTGTGTCTGGAGCCCAAAGGCTATGTCAATGCCATCAACCAGCCCGCCTTTCCCGCTCGACTGATCGATCAGAACACGCGCTACCAGCATCGCATTGAATATCAGTTTTCTCCCGGCAACAGAGCCTAG